ACGTTTCATTTGCTGTTTACGCTCACGAGGTGTTAAACCACCGTGAATCATTCCAACTTTAATACCTGCTTCATTTAAAGAACGCGCTAAATCATTAGCATTATCTCTACTATTACAGAAAATAATACATAAGTATGGATTTAATATATCTATTAAATTTAAAGTTTTTTCAACTTTTGCAGCACCCTTTGTTGGGATTAAAAAGAATTCAATGTTCTTTTTATTTTGCTTATTACTGTCAACAGCTACAAATTCTGGATGACTTAAATATTTATTTAAAAATGGTTGTAATTGTTGTGGAATTGTCGCACTAAATACTGCAATATTCGCCTTATCTTCAAGTCTTGCAGCAATATAGTCTACATCTTCTATTAATCCTAAGTCGATCATAAGATCAGCTTCATCAATAACTAAATAGGATGCTAAGTGAACATGTAAATGCCCAGTTTTTGCTAAGTCATTAATTCTTGTTGGTGTACCAATAATTAATTGTGGTTGTGTGCTACAACGTTGTTTATCTTTTTCAATGTCTGTGCCACCAATGAATAATTTTACTGAAACACCACTTTTAAATTGGCTTAAATGATTCGCAGCGTCGTATAATTGTTGTGCAAGTTCTCTTGTTGGTGCAACTACTATTGCTTGTGGTTCTTTAATTTCGCTATCAATTAACTGCATTAATGGTAATAAAAATGCATGAGATTTCCCTGTACCTGTTTGAGATTGACCAATTAAATTAGTTCTCTTTAATATTCTTGGAATAATTCGATTCTGAATTTCAGTTGGCTTTTCAAAATTAAGGTCTTTCACAGCGTCAATTAAACTAGATTCTAGATTAAATTGTTCGAATGGATGTTTTGCCATGATTTGGCCTCCTTATATGTTCATCTTTACTATTATAAAGTATAAATGTGCTATTTTAAATAAAAATATTAAAACCTCGAAATTTCAAAATTTAGAAATTCCGAGATTTTAGCTTAAATATATTGAAATGGATCTGTATTAATTGTAGATGCTTCAACGTTTATATCTAGATTATTACCAGTTAGCCATTTGAGAAGTAATGCTTTTAAACCTTCCTTCATAACATACTCACTATAATGATTAATATCTAATAAGTTGACTCCTTGAATCTTCGCATCTAACGCATCATGATGTTTAATATCACCTGTGACAAAAATATCCGCTCCTTGTTGAACTGCTTGATATTCATACCCTATACCAGACCCACCAACAATTGCAATACGTTTAATTTTTTGATTAGGCAACCCTACAAAGCGCACGCTCGGAATGTTTAATTTCAACTTAACTTCAGCAGCAAAATTTGCAATAGTCATTTCATTTTCTAATTCAGCAATAACTCCTAATCCAAATTGTGATGATTGTGTCATTTCAATAAAATCATAAACCGGTGTTTCGTATGGATGATGTTGCTTTATCAATTTTTCAGTCAGTAGTTTTTGATTTGCTGATATCATGAATTCAACTTTAATTTCATCTACATATTCAATATTGTTGATTTCACCTATTGTTGGATTTGCTTCGCCAACAGGTTTAAATTGACCTTGTCCTTCACTTTCGAAAAAACAGTACTCATAATTTCCTTCTTGAGCTAAACCATTTTCACTTAATTTATCTTTAAAGTTTCGTACATTTTCCTTAGGAATATACGTTTGAACTTTATAATAGTTTTCTGATTGGTTATTAATCACAGAAATATGTTTTAAGCCAATTGCTTTTGCTAACATAACATTGACACCGTTTGGATTAACATCCAAGTTCGTGTGCATTGCAATTAGATTAATATCATGTTGGATTAATTTTCGAATGATTAAACCATATCCTTCAGCTTTTAACGTTGTTACGCCCTTAAATATTAATGGATGATGACTAATAATCGTATTATGACCCTTATCTATTGCTTCATTTACAACTTCTAACGTACAGTCTAGCGCAGTTAAAATACCTGAAACTTCAGCGTCACTATCCCCAATTAACAATCCAACATTGTCCCAAGATTCAGCAGTTGCAAATGGAACATGCTTATCTAATAATGTCATTAAATCAGCTATTTTCATTACTATAACACCCTTTCAATTACAGCAATTTCTTCAGTAATTTGAGCTAAACGTGCATGATGTTGCTCTTTATTTAACTTTGATTTAATTTGATATAATGCCTCTAACTCTCTTTGCCATTTTTTTATAAAAAACTCATTCTTTTCAACTAGTAACTTAGGTCCAAATTTTAATTCATTAGTTGATAATTCTGTTAGTTGTTCATTATATTCAGCTACAACAATTTCATAAATATGCCCTTTTTCTTCCATAATTATTTCATCTATTATTTCATATTTCAATTGTTGTAATGTATTTCGTAAATTTTCAGTTTGAATATTACTTTGTAAAATCAATCTTGGATGTTGACTTAATTTTTGTTGACCTTCCGTTAATATTTTAGCAATTAACGGGCCACCCATTCCACAAATTGTAATATTATCAACTTTATCTTCAAAGTGAATGACACTTAGTCCATCACCTAAGCGAACATCGATTTTATCAGCTAGTTGATTTGCAGCTACATTTTTAACTGCTGCTTGAAAAGGCCCTTTGATTACTTCTCCAGCAACACCACTTTCACACAAATGATTTTGAATTGCAAAAATCGGTAAATATGCATGATCAGAACCTATATCAACAATTGTACCTTGTCTTAAAAATTTACTTACTGTCGTCAATCGGTCATTTAACGAAATCATTGTAATCTCCTTTATGTAAAAATGAGGTTGAACATTATTCAATGTACCAACCTCACTTATGATAAATATTAATTAAAGTTTTTAAGCACTAATTCATGTCCTAGTATCAAATATCAAATTGATTTAAATTAATCCATAAAGTCTTTCAAGCGTTTACTAC
This is a stretch of genomic DNA from Staphylococcus roterodami. It encodes these proteins:
- a CDS encoding tRNA (adenine(22)-N(1))-methyltransferase TrmK, producing MISLNDRLTTVSKFLRQGTIVDIGSDHAYLPIFAIQNHLCESGVAGEVIKGPFQAAVKNVAANQLADKIDVRLGDGLSVIHFEDKVDNITICGMGGPLIAKILTEGQQKLSQHPRLILQSNIQTENLRNTLQQLKYEIIDEIIMEEKGHIYEIVVAEYNEQLTELSTNELKFGPKLLVEKNEFFIKKWQRELEALYQIKSKLNKEQHHARLAQITEEIAVIERVL
- a CDS encoding DEAD/DEAH box helicase; the encoded protein is MAKHPFEQFNLESSLIDAVKDLNFEKPTEIQNRIIPRILKRTNLIGQSQTGTGKSHAFLLPLMQLIDSEIKEPQAIVVAPTRELAQQLYDAANHLSQFKSGVSVKLFIGGTDIEKDKQRCSTQPQLIIGTPTRINDLAKTGHLHVHLASYLVIDEADLMIDLGLIEDVDYIAARLEDKANIAVFSATIPQQLQPFLNKYLSHPEFVAVDSNKQNKKNIEFFLIPTKGAAKVEKTLNLIDILNPYLCIIFCNSRDNANDLARSLNEAGIKVGMIHGGLTPRERKQQMKRIRNLEFQYVIASDLASRGIDIEGVSHVINFDVPNDIDFFTHRVGRTGRGNYKGVAITLYSPDEEPNISLIEDRGFVFNTVDIKDGELKEIKAHNQRQARMRKDDHLTNQVKNKVRSKIKNKVKPGYKKKFKQEVEKMKRQERKQFSKQQSRQKRKQNKKG
- a CDS encoding Nif3-like dinuclear metal center hexameric protein, whose product is MKIADLMTLLDKHVPFATAESWDNVGLLIGDSDAEVSGILTALDCTLEVVNEAIDKGHNTIISHHPLIFKGVTTLKAEGYGLIIRKLIQHDINLIAMHTNLDVNPNGVNVMLAKAIGLKHISVINNQSENYYKVQTYIPKENVRNFKDKLSENGLAQEGNYEYCFFESEGQGQFKPVGEANPTIGEINNIEYVDEIKVEFMISANQKLLTEKLIKQHHPYETPVYDFIEMTQSSQFGLGVIAELENEMTIANFAAEVKLKLNIPSVRFVGLPNQKIKRIAIVGGSGIGYEYQAVQQGADIFVTGDIKHHDALDAKIQGVNLLDINHYSEYVMKEGLKALLLKWLTGNNLDINVEASTINTDPFQYI